The region TACACGCGAAATAGCGGGAGAGAGATTTTATTGCCGAACGTTCCTCATCCCGCCCGAATCCGGTAAAAGTGGTCTGGCATCCCTGCCCGTATACACGGCGGTGCGAGTTTGCTGCAAACTTATATCCCCGGCACAAAAAATCTCAATAGGATATGCCGGAAGAGTTGATCTCGCGCAGGCCGAGCGACTGTTCACTTCTCAAAACTATGGCGAATTGACTCAGAAGCAGAAAGATTTTTTTGCTGCCTTTGAGGAACGGGCAGATAAAGCTCTTGATATGAAAACTTACCGAAAAGGCGATGTAAGCGAGAAAGTAGAAACTACCAAAACATTGGAAAATCCATGGTATAAGTTCACGGACTTTCTACCCTTTAAAAGCCAAATCGGGAAATTGCCGCGCTGACCTTCCTGATTCGCCCTTCTCTTTTCTGAAAATTACGATCATTTAAACAAAAAAAACCCCGGAGCCGATCCCCGGGGTTTTTCTGACTTTGGACTCGCTGTGAAACAATCACCGTGACTGCTTCACAATTCACAAACTGATTAACTTATAACTATACGCAGCCGGTAGGCTTGGGCAGACCAGCCATTTTACAAGCTCCCTTACCGGGACCGGAGGGGAACAGCTCATAAATGTGTTTAAGTTTGAATCCGGTAACCTTGGAAAGGATGCGGACCATGGGTGCGATACCGTTCTTCTTGTAGTAGTCCTGCAAGAAGTCGATAACTTTCTGGTGCTCTTCATTCAGTTCTTTGATGCCTTCGCCTTCTTTACAGAAGTCAACCCACTCGGGGCACCAGTCTTCGAACTTAAGCAGGAAACCGTCTTCGTCTACGTCAAAACTTTTTCCCTCAAATTCAACGATTGCCATGTAAAAACCTCCTAAAAAAATTAATCGTAAAAGCGTATCTGACGCTTTAACAACAGGATATAGTGAATTTCCCGAAATCCAATTTCGGAGAAAATTTCTCACTCACCCAATGTGCCAA is a window of Maridesulfovibrio sp. DNA encoding:
- a CDS encoding TusE/DsrC/DsvC family sulfur relay protein — its product is MAIVEFEGKSFDVDEDGFLLKFEDWCPEWVDFCKEGEGIKELNEEHQKVIDFLQDYYKKNGIAPMVRILSKVTGFKLKHIYELFPSGPGKGACKMAGLPKPTGCV